Proteins encoded in a region of the Vicia villosa cultivar HV-30 ecotype Madison, WI linkage group LG5, Vvil1.0, whole genome shotgun sequence genome:
- the LOC131604170 gene encoding uncharacterized protein LOC131604170 → MDNNVTTNRETTRSTHTYTFHREGMVQLGQLGELVTGHNETVFSGNYGNILSLLYSRVDEWALSTLLQFYDPDIRCFTFSDYQLAPTLEEYSYLLNIKIQHRVPFVCVPEKPRLDYIANALYLSLGDVHDNWKKKGDTHGFHMSFLVEKAQEFADKGIWEAFNAILAALIYGIVMFPNIHKFVDLAAVCLFMDKNPIPTLLADTYYSIHSRHGKRGAIRGCLPLLYKWFKSHLPASGPFVTSTQKWSQRIMGLTANDIVWYQFRTGISEVIIRCGNFGNVPLIGTRGCINYNPVLALRQLGYTMKSGPSDREIYQSVYFEKGADPVALEEIRKAWNNIHIGERSTLGAKNAIAMEPYTDWVKERVKTLLLPFPRVPLLYAQPPKISETMVSRERFDQVRVANLRLKEKDRDMDLKRYFLKQTKNELARELKTLKGESSQARKRVRTEKDGKAVVAPTEDPQKVIEKAIKEEKEKLRREYQEDLKAHKLRLEKETKSPPDLLDGVSIALYIETLLFVFEPTRLRGLL, encoded by the exons ATGGATAACAACGTGACCACCAACCGAGAAACTACGAGGAGCACACACACTTATACTTTCCATCGCGAGGGTATGGTTCAATTGGGACAATTGGGTGAATTGGTCACTGGTCATAATGAAACAGTGTTCAGTGGCAACTATGGCAACATATTATCTCTTCTGTATTCGCGTGTCGACGAATGGGCCTTatctactcttcttcagttctacGACCCAGATATCCGTTGTTTCACATTTTCAGATTATCAGCTAGCTCCCACTCTCGAAGAGTACTCTTACCTCCTcaacatcaagattcaacacagagTGCCTTTTGTTTGTGTCCCAGAGAAACCTAGGTTGGATTacattgccaacgctctttatttgagcttggGGGATGTTCATGATAACTGGAAGAAGAAGGGTGATACTCATGGCTTCCACATGAGTTTCCTGGTTGAAAAAGCTCAAGAATTTGCCGACAAAGGAATTTGGGAGGCTTTCAATGCTATTTTGGCCGCTCTGATCTATGGAATTGTGATGTTTCCcaacattcacaagttcgttgattTGGCTGCTGTATGTCTTTTTATGGACAAGAATCCAATACCCACCCTATTGGCTGACACATATTATTCCATTCACTCTCGGCATGGTAAAAGAGGGGCTATTAGAGGTTGCTTGCCGCTGTTATATAAATGGTTCAAATCTCACTTGCCTGCTAGTGGTCCGTTTGTTACCTCTACTCAGAAATGGTCTCAGAGAATCATGGGACTTACTGCAAACGACATCGTATGGTATCAATTCCGAACAGGCATATCTGAAGTCATTATCAGGTGCGGAAACTTTGGTAACGTCCCGCTCATTGGGACAAGAGGATGTATTAACTACAACCCAGTTCTAGCCCTTCGTCAGTTGGGCTATACCATGAAGAGTGGGCCTTCGGATAGGGAGATTTACCAATCCGTATACTTTGAGAAAGGAGCTGACCCTGTAGCACTTGAGGAAATCAGGAAAGCCTGGAACAACATTCATATAGGTGAGAGATCCACTCTGGGAGCCAAGAATGCCATTGCTATGGAGCCCTATACCGATTGGGTTAAGGAGAGAGTCAAGACACTTTTGTTACCATTCCCGAGGGTCCCTCTCTTATATGCACAACCTCCGAAGATATCAGAAACTATGGTATCAAGGGAACGTTTTGACCAGGTCCGCGTCGCCAATTTGAGACTGAAAGAGAAAGATAGGGATATGGATTTGAAGCGCTATTTCCTTAAGCAGACAAAGAATGAACTGGCCCGCGAACTTAAAACTCTCAAAGGAGAGTCTTCTCAAGCCAGGAAGAGGGTTAGAACTGAAAAGGACGGAAAAGCTGTTGTCGCTCCTACTGAAGATCCTCAAAAGGTTATAGAAAAGGCTataaaggaagaaaaagagaagCTCAGACGAGAGTATCAAGAAGACCTGAAAGCCCACAAGCTCCGACTGGAGAAAGAAACCAA ATCACCACCAgatttgttggatggggtctctattgctctttatattgaaACATTGTTATTTGTGTTTGAACCTACTCGCCTCAGGGGGCTATTATGA